From a region of the Papaver somniferum cultivar HN1 unplaced genomic scaffold, ASM357369v1 unplaced-scaffold_54, whole genome shotgun sequence genome:
- the LOC113343109 gene encoding uncharacterized protein LOC113343109 produces the protein MTQFSPTPSFVAEFSQLEKQLGISTVVPSKDDLQSWLKAQTIENSHLKEQLQEKQAMLKAVYAIAREGISEGDLSGTAEFKVHKFSCQIMQAMGIDPYKVTQEEFMQHEDDVHGGTEHGATEHEEEELQLVETEQQGDGSTEQEKEKDDTPPKKRPVAKQKPTPTNNVDEEQKKDVEETPVTDEAQKKAADGGVVDGAGDDVAAKAVGDDVTAKVNEDTPATVGDGLVMTAPTQPTPGTFDDSSASTHLTMLRPTGWCN, from the exons ATGACACAGTTTTCG ccaactcctagctttgtggctgagttttcacagcttgagaAGCAGCTGGGTATATCAACCGTGGTACCCAGCAAGGACGACCTGCAAAGTTGGCTGAAAGCGCAAACTATTGAGAATAGCCATCTGAAAGAGCAACTGCAAGAAAAGCAAGCAATGCTTAAAGCAGTGTATGCAATTGCAAGAGAAGGGATATCAGAAGGGGACCTTTCAGGAACAGCGGAATTCAAGGTtcacaaatttagttgccaaattatgcaagcaatgggtattgatccttacaaagtgacccaggaagagtttatgcaacatgaagatgatgtacatggaggtactgagcatggagctactgagcatgaagaagaagagttacaatTAGTTGAGACAGAGCAACAAGGAGATGGAAGTACtgagcaagagaaagagaaagatgac actccaccaaagaaaaggCCTGTCGCAAAGCAAAAGCCCACTCCTACAAATAATGTTgatgaggagcagaagaaagatgTTGAAGAGACACCTGTTACGGATGAGGCACAGAAGAAAGCTGCAGATGGTGGAGTTGTGGATGGGGCAGGTGATGATGTAGCTGCAAAAGCCGTAGGTGATGATGTTACTGCAAAAGTCAATGAGGATACACCTGCAACTGTTGGTGACGGTTTGGTTATGACTGCTCCAACTCAGCCAACTCCTGGAACTTTTGATGACAGTTCTGCTTCAACACA CCTGACAATGCTCAGACCTACAGGTTGGTGCAACTAG
- the LOC113343110 gene encoding uncharacterized protein LOC113343110: MDCETPCSFKFADDKIIESTPAKLAGIFCMQRIGSRKGQKLLKYYCPSDLTDNVLYSKYFTDIKSTKHQTTVTKTNILEKIKQLMAKRRKSGKRKKVDEKDLVCLIGLYLCCVLFFGDKNANGVNAKYLSIVETYDTVLKVSWPDLIHEHLFEEIHTNLSCLSNVKACVQYLLLLFAEHTPAGLIPKVENHEEDIPRVGRWDIPDF, from the exons atggattgtgagacaccatgttcattcaAGTTTGCTGATGATAAGATTATAGAGTCTACACCGGCAAAGCTGGCTGGTATATTTTGCATGCAGAGGATTGGAAGCAGAAAGGGTCAGAAGCTGTTAAAGTACTATTGTCCTAGTGATTTGACTGACAATGTTTTATACAGCAAATACTTCACCGATATCAAATCTACAAAGCATCAGACGACGGTGACTAAGACaaacattttagagaagataaaacaacttatggcaaaaaggagaaaaagtgggaaaagaaagaaagttgatgaAAAGGATCTAGTTTGCCTGATAGGTCTTTATCTTTGCTGTGTATTGTTTTTTGGCGACAAAAATGCCAATGGAGTGAACGCGAAATATCTTAGTATCGTTGAAACTTATGATACGGTGCTCAAGGTGTCGTGGCCTGATTTAATACACGAGCACTTGTTTGAAGAGATTCATACTAATCTTAGTTGTTTGTCAAATGTGAAGGCTTGTGTGCAATACCTACTG ttaTTGTTTGCTGAACACACGCCAGCAGGATTAATCCCGAAAGTTGAGAACCACGAGGAAGATATCCCGAGGGTTGGGAGATGGGATATACCAGATTTCTGA